A genome region from Myroides fluvii includes the following:
- a CDS encoding U32 family peptidase, which translates to MTVSGRVELMAPAGNFESLQAAIDNGADSVYFGVDQLNMRARSTVNFSVDDLPEIARRCKEKNVRTYLTLNTIIYDHDLSVVKTLLNKAKEADLTAVIASDQAVIASARAIGLEVHISTQLNVTNIETVKFYSLFADTIVLSRELSLRQVKKITEAIEREQVKGPSGNLVEIEIFGHGALCMAVSGKCYLSLHSHNSSANRGACKQNCRKKYTVIDQESGFEIEIDNEYMMSPKDLCTIDFLDQVIDAGAKVLKIEGRGRAPEYVATVIRTYREAIDAIAEGTYSQEKVAAWMAALETVYNRGFWSGYYLGQKLGEWSDNPGSNATQKKVYVGKAAHYFQKASIGEFKIEAYDIKVGDRILITGPSTGAQELTIEALFVNEQPAEKATKGDDCTLKLPFRVRLSDKMYKIVTSE; encoded by the coding sequence ATGACAGTTTCAGGAAGAGTTGAATTGATGGCTCCCGCTGGAAATTTCGAGTCGTTGCAAGCTGCAATTGACAACGGAGCGGATTCAGTGTATTTTGGAGTCGATCAATTGAATATGCGCGCACGTTCAACGGTGAATTTTTCGGTGGATGATTTACCCGAAATAGCCAGACGTTGTAAGGAGAAAAATGTACGTACCTACTTGACGTTAAACACGATTATTTACGATCATGATTTGTCTGTAGTAAAAACCTTGCTCAACAAGGCAAAAGAAGCCGATTTGACAGCCGTAATTGCTTCAGATCAAGCGGTAATTGCCTCAGCTAGAGCAATCGGTTTGGAAGTGCATATTTCTACGCAATTGAACGTGACTAATATTGAAACTGTTAAGTTTTATAGCTTATTTGCTGATACCATTGTATTATCGCGTGAATTGAGTCTGCGCCAAGTCAAAAAAATTACAGAAGCCATTGAAAGAGAGCAGGTCAAAGGACCTTCAGGAAATCTGGTAGAGATTGAGATTTTTGGCCATGGAGCACTGTGTATGGCCGTTTCTGGAAAATGTTATTTGAGTTTGCATTCGCATAATTCATCTGCTAATCGCGGGGCATGCAAGCAAAATTGCCGTAAAAAATACACCGTTATCGATCAGGAAAGTGGATTTGAAATCGAGATTGACAATGAGTATATGATGTCTCCGAAAGATTTATGTACCATTGATTTCTTAGATCAAGTGATTGACGCTGGAGCAAAAGTATTGAAAATTGAAGGTCGAGGGAGAGCTCCAGAGTATGTAGCAACTGTCATTCGCACCTATAGAGAAGCGATTGATGCCATTGCCGAAGGAACGTATAGCCAAGAAAAAGTTGCAGCGTGGATGGCCGCCTTAGAAACAGTTTACAACCGCGGTTTCTGGAGTGGATACTATTTAGGACAGAAGTTAGGCGAATGGAGTGATAACCCTGGAAGCAATGCAACACAAAAGAAAGTATATGTTGGTAAAGCAGCTCATTACTTTCAAAAGGCATCCATTGGAGAGTTCAAAATTGAGGCGTATGACATCAAAGTAGGTGATCGTATTCTAATTACTGGACCCAGTACAGGTGCTCAAGAATTGACGATAGAAGCTTTGTTTGTCAATGAACAACCTGCAGAAAAAGCAACCAAAGGAGATGATTGTACGCTTAAGTTACCTTTTCGTGTGCGATTATCTGATAAAATGTATAAAATCGTAACCAGCGAATGA
- a CDS encoding ferredoxin, with protein MIVITLQRDKCIGCNYCVEVAPQQFQMSKKDGKTVLLRATNNKGFHTLKSPDYTILEACEQAEKICPVHIINVKEV; from the coding sequence ATGATTGTAATTACCTTGCAACGAGACAAGTGTATTGGTTGCAATTATTGTGTAGAAGTTGCGCCTCAGCAGTTTCAAATGTCGAAAAAAGACGGCAAAACGGTCTTGTTGAGAGCCACTAATAATAAAGGATTTCACACCTTAAAATCGCCAGACTATACCATTTTGGAGGCCTGTGAACAAGCAGAAAAAATATGTCCTGTCCATATTATTAATGTCAAAGAAGTATAA
- a CDS encoding lysophospholipid acyltransferase family protein, with protein sequence MKYIRTFFSVVWRCWFYLWMLIVILLLSPFLLVTIWSDQTYATFYKVARLWARLTFYGMGMSYRVESAYPWVKGKSYMFIANHTSMMDIMMMLLLVKDNPFVFVGKKELAKLPIFGFFYKKTCILVDRKDSKSRYQVFQSAQNKLNQGLSICIFPEGGVPDDTSIVLDSFKDGAFRLAIDHQIPLAPIAIGYLKFYFPFQWGMGKPGQVPVVLLPPIETKGMTQEDKKEIKDQAYQAIHKEVVQWNIKRKG encoded by the coding sequence ATGAAATACATCCGAACGTTTTTTAGTGTTGTATGGCGCTGTTGGTTTTACCTATGGATGCTCATCGTAATACTTTTGTTATCTCCCTTCCTTCTTGTAACTATTTGGTCTGACCAAACCTATGCTACCTTCTATAAAGTTGCTCGTTTATGGGCGAGATTAACCTTTTATGGCATGGGAATGTCTTATCGCGTTGAGTCGGCTTATCCATGGGTAAAAGGAAAAAGCTATATGTTTATTGCCAATCATACTTCGATGATGGATATCATGATGATGTTGTTGTTGGTGAAAGACAATCCTTTTGTATTTGTTGGGAAGAAGGAATTAGCGAAGTTGCCTATTTTTGGGTTCTTCTATAAAAAGACTTGTATCTTGGTGGATCGAAAAGATTCGAAAAGTAGATATCAGGTATTTCAAAGTGCACAAAATAAGTTGAATCAAGGATTGAGTATTTGTATCTTTCCTGAGGGGGGTGTACCGGATGATACGAGTATTGTGCTGGATAGTTTTAAGGATGGAGCATTTCGCTTGGCTATCGATCATCAGATTCCGCTTGCGCCAATTGCGATAGGATACCTCAAATTCTATTTTCCGTTTCAATGGGGAATGGGTAAACCAGGACAAGTGCCTGTTGTTCTTTTACCGCCAATTGAGACCAAGGGAATGACCCAAGAGGATAAAAAAGAAATCAAAGACCAAGCGTATCAAGCTATTCATAAGGAAGTCGTTCAATGGAACATTAAACGAAAGGGATAG
- the trhO gene encoding oxygen-dependent tRNA uridine(34) hydroxylase TrhO, which yields MQLYNTLSAEERAELIEQAGENRLTLSFYAYAKIENPQQFRDDLFLAWNALDALGRTYVAHEGINAQMSVPASKFEAFRQTLEAYDFMQGIRLNVAVEQDDLSFLKLTVKVRNKIVADGLNDDTFDVTNKGIHLRAKEFNQLLEDPNTVVVDFRNHYESEVGHFVGAITPDVDTFRESLPIIKDQLEEIKEDKNLLMYCTGGIRCEKASAYFKHHGFKNVYQLEGGIIEYTRQVKDEGLESKFIGKNFVFDHRLGERITDDVIANCHQCGKPCDVHVNCANEACHLLFIQCDDCAEHMHGCCSNECLEIIQLPVEEQKNLRKGIQKGNLIFKKGRSESLKFKKNVDGTEEIQPVKVSTVTQIRKKQVERKQLIGTVQHYFTKASVGQFLLDKEVNIGDKIAIIGPTTGEERLTLDKMLVNGQEVAVGQAGDRMTMELGFRVRKNDQIFKILD from the coding sequence ATGCAACTGTATAACACATTAAGCGCAGAAGAAAGAGCAGAACTTATTGAACAAGCAGGAGAAAACCGCTTGACTTTGTCTTTCTATGCGTATGCCAAAATCGAAAACCCACAACAATTTAGAGATGATTTATTCTTAGCATGGAATGCGTTAGACGCCCTAGGTCGTACCTATGTAGCTCATGAGGGAATCAATGCACAAATGTCTGTGCCCGCATCTAAATTCGAAGCTTTCCGTCAAACCTTGGAAGCGTATGATTTTATGCAAGGCATTCGCCTGAATGTTGCGGTTGAACAAGACGATTTATCCTTTTTAAAGCTAACCGTAAAAGTTAGAAATAAAATCGTTGCGGATGGATTAAACGACGATACGTTTGATGTAACCAATAAAGGAATTCACTTAAGAGCAAAAGAGTTTAACCAGCTACTAGAAGATCCCAACACCGTTGTTGTGGATTTCCGTAACCACTATGAAAGTGAAGTAGGGCATTTCGTGGGTGCAATTACCCCTGACGTGGATACCTTCCGCGAATCATTGCCCATCATTAAAGACCAACTGGAAGAAATCAAGGAAGATAAAAATTTGTTGATGTATTGTACAGGTGGAATTCGCTGTGAAAAAGCCTCTGCTTACTTCAAACACCACGGATTCAAAAATGTATACCAATTAGAAGGGGGTATTATTGAATATACCCGTCAGGTAAAAGACGAAGGACTAGAGAGTAAATTCATCGGTAAAAACTTCGTATTTGACCACCGCTTGGGCGAGCGAATTACAGATGATGTAATTGCCAATTGCCATCAATGTGGAAAACCTTGTGATGTACACGTAAACTGTGCAAATGAAGCTTGTCATTTGTTGTTTATTCAATGTGACGACTGTGCAGAACACATGCACGGATGTTGTTCAAACGAATGTTTAGAAATCATCCAACTACCTGTTGAAGAACAAAAGAATTTGAGAAAAGGGATTCAGAAAGGGAATTTAATTTTCAAAAAAGGACGTTCGGAGTCGCTGAAATTCAAGAAAAATGTTGACGGGACGGAAGAAATTCAACCGGTAAAGGTGAGTACAGTTACTCAAATTAGAAAAAAACAGGTCGAGCGCAAACAGTTAATCGGAACGGTTCAACATTATTTTACCAAAGCAAGTGTCGGGCAATTTTTGCTAGACAAAGAAGTGAATATAGGAGATAAAATTGCCATTATCGGACCAACAACTGGAGAGGAACGTTTGACATTAGACAAAATGTTAGTCAATGGACAAGAGGTTGCTGTTGGGCAAGCGGGAGATCGCATGACGATGGAGCTAGGTTTCCGCGTGCGTAAAAACGACCAAATCTTTAAAATACTAGATTAA
- the trpS gene encoding tryptophan--tRNA ligase, whose product MAKILTGVQSTGTPHLGNLLGAILPAVEMANNKENESFIFIANLHSATQIKDAKTLQENTYSVAATWLACGLDVNHVTFYRQSDVPQTTELTWYLSCFFPFQRLTLAHSFKDKAEVLADVNTGLFTYPMLMAADILLYNANFVPVGKDQLQHIEITRDVAARFNHQMGETFVLPEAKISEEVMIVPGLDGNKMSKSRNNIINIFENDKALRKQVMSIETDSTPLEEPKNPDTCNVFTIYKLLATSEQIAQMRAKYEAGNYGYGHAKQELFELIVEKFKDIRTKYDYYINNLEEVDRLLLTGASKASVVATETLNRVREKLGYAIK is encoded by the coding sequence ATGGCTAAAATTCTAACAGGGGTTCAAAGTACAGGAACGCCACATTTAGGGAATCTCTTAGGGGCAATTCTACCAGCAGTAGAAATGGCTAACAACAAAGAGAATGAGTCTTTTATTTTTATTGCGAATTTACATTCAGCAACACAAATAAAAGATGCAAAAACATTACAGGAAAACACCTATAGTGTTGCGGCGACATGGCTTGCTTGTGGTTTAGATGTTAATCATGTAACTTTTTACCGCCAGTCTGACGTACCGCAAACGACAGAACTTACTTGGTATTTAAGTTGCTTTTTCCCTTTTCAACGTTTAACGTTAGCACACTCTTTCAAAGATAAAGCAGAGGTACTTGCTGATGTTAATACAGGGTTATTTACCTATCCTATGCTAATGGCTGCGGATATTTTATTGTATAACGCCAATTTTGTTCCCGTTGGAAAAGATCAATTGCAACATATTGAGATTACCCGTGATGTTGCTGCTCGCTTCAATCATCAAATGGGAGAAACATTTGTTCTACCCGAGGCAAAAATTTCAGAAGAGGTGATGATTGTACCAGGTCTTGATGGAAACAAGATGAGTAAATCGAGAAACAACATCATCAATATTTTTGAAAACGACAAAGCGTTAAGAAAACAAGTGATGAGTATTGAAACGGATAGTACGCCCTTAGAGGAGCCTAAAAATCCAGATACGTGTAATGTATTTACCATCTATAAATTATTAGCTACATCAGAGCAAATAGCACAGATGAGAGCAAAGTATGAAGCAGGGAATTATGGTTACGGACATGCTAAACAAGAATTATTTGAACTTATTGTTGAAAAATTCAAAGATATTCGTACAAAATATGATTACTATATCAATAACCTAGAAGAGGTAGACCGTTTATTGCTCACTGGTGCATCAAAGGCATCTGTTGTTGCTACAGAAACGCTAAATCGCGTTCGAGAAAAATTAGGATACGCAATTAAATAA
- a CDS encoding YicC/YloC family endoribonuclease, whose protein sequence is MTGFGKACLQLPTKKITIEVKSLNSKNLDLNVRLPLSYREKELTLRNQIALELERGKVDFSLFCEITAEETSSKINAPIVLAYIEQMKAIIPNADATELMKMAVRMPDALKVERNDFDEAEWKEIEVVIQEAIQNMKAFRVSEGKSLENDFRARIASIFSHMDQVSLLDKERIVSVKERLRTNLTELQLTIDENRFEQEVIYYLEKLDITEEKVRLSKHLEYFLETLGGTEANGRKLGFIAQEMGREINTMGSKSNHAEMQKIVVKMKDELEKIKEQVLNVL, encoded by the coding sequence ATGACGGGGTTTGGTAAAGCATGTTTACAATTACCCACAAAAAAAATCACAATCGAAGTGAAGTCACTTAACAGTAAGAATCTAGACTTAAATGTGCGTTTGCCTTTGAGTTATAGAGAAAAAGAATTGACTTTGCGCAATCAAATTGCCTTAGAGCTAGAACGAGGAAAGGTAGATTTCTCTTTGTTTTGCGAAATTACTGCAGAAGAAACATCGAGTAAAATAAACGCCCCAATCGTCTTAGCTTATATTGAGCAAATGAAGGCGATTATCCCGAATGCTGACGCAACGGAGTTGATGAAAATGGCTGTTCGTATGCCTGATGCATTGAAAGTAGAACGCAATGATTTTGACGAAGCCGAATGGAAAGAGATCGAAGTAGTCATCCAAGAAGCAATTCAGAACATGAAAGCCTTCCGCGTTAGCGAAGGAAAGTCATTAGAGAATGACTTTAGGGCTCGTATTGCGAGTATCTTTTCACATATGGATCAAGTATCTCTTTTAGATAAAGAGCGTATTGTAAGCGTGAAAGAACGACTTCGCACTAATTTAACGGAGTTGCAACTGACTATTGATGAAAATAGATTTGAACAAGAAGTCATTTACTACTTAGAAAAATTGGATATCACAGAAGAGAAAGTGCGTTTATCTAAACATTTAGAGTACTTTTTAGAAACTTTAGGAGGTACGGAAGCAAATGGACGTAAATTAGGGTTTATTGCTCAAGAAATGGGAAGGGAAATTAATACTATGGGATCCAAGTCTAATCATGCAGAAATGCAAAAAATTGTCGTAAAGATGAAAGACGAATTGGAAAAAATCAAAGAACAAGTATTAAACGTATTATAA
- the recA gene encoding recombinase RecA, with protein MSADKEAKLKALQLTLDKLDKTYGKGTVMKLGDTAVEEVEVISSGSLGVDLALGVNGYPRGRIIEIYGPESSGKTTLTLHAIAEAQKAGGIAAFIDAEHAFDRFYAQKLGVDIDNLIISQPDNGEQALEIAENLIRSGAIDIVVIDSVAALTPKGEIEGDMGDSKMGLHARLMSQALRKLTSTISKTNCTVFFINQLRDKIGVMFGSPETTTGGNALKFYASVRIDIRRSTQIKDGENVIGNRTKVKIVKNKVAPPFRTAEFDIMYGEGISKVGEVLDLAVDYEIVKKSGSWFSYGDTKLGQGRDAVKSLIKDNPELMEELELKIKEEIKNREA; from the coding sequence ATGAGTGCAGATAAAGAAGCTAAATTAAAAGCCTTACAGCTTACGTTAGATAAGTTAGACAAAACCTACGGAAAAGGGACTGTAATGAAATTGGGAGATACCGCTGTAGAAGAAGTTGAAGTAATCTCTTCAGGTTCCTTAGGTGTTGACTTAGCTTTAGGGGTAAATGGATATCCAAGAGGAAGAATTATTGAAATATATGGACCTGAATCATCAGGAAAAACAACTTTAACCTTACACGCGATTGCTGAAGCACAAAAAGCGGGAGGTATTGCGGCATTTATCGATGCAGAGCATGCTTTTGATCGTTTTTATGCACAAAAATTAGGAGTAGATATTGACAATTTAATCATTTCTCAACCCGATAATGGAGAGCAAGCATTAGAAATTGCAGAAAACTTGATTCGCTCTGGTGCAATTGATATTGTTGTGATTGACTCGGTTGCTGCCTTGACTCCAAAAGGAGAAATTGAAGGCGATATGGGAGATTCTAAAATGGGATTACACGCTCGTTTAATGTCACAAGCTTTACGTAAATTGACTTCAACCATTAGCAAAACGAATTGTACTGTATTCTTCATTAACCAATTGAGAGATAAGATTGGGGTTATGTTCGGAAGTCCTGAAACAACTACGGGAGGTAATGCATTAAAATTCTATGCATCAGTTCGTATTGATATTCGTCGCTCCACACAAATTAAAGATGGAGAAAACGTGATTGGTAACCGCACCAAGGTAAAAATTGTAAAAAACAAAGTTGCGCCTCCTTTCCGTACAGCAGAATTTGACATCATGTATGGCGAAGGTATTTCTAAAGTTGGAGAGGTACTTGATTTAGCTGTAGACTATGAAATTGTCAAGAAAAGTGGTTCTTGGTTCAGCTATGGAGACACGAAGTTAGGACAAGGTAGAGATGCTGTAAAATCATTGATCAAAGACAACCCAGAATTAATGGAAGAATTGGAATTAAAAATCAAAGAAGAAATTAAAAATAGAGAAGCTTAA
- the gmk gene encoding guanylate kinase, which produces MNKGKLIVFSAPSGSGKTTIVRHLLEQGDLNLDFSISCTSREARTGEENGKDYYFLSLDDFKKHIKNDDFLEWEEVYRDNFYGTLKAEVERIWALGKNVIFDIDVAGGLRIKRKFPDETLAVFVKPPSIDELKIRLKKRSTESDDKINMRIAKASVELATAPQFDTIIKNYDLDTAKEEAYQLVRNFVK; this is translated from the coding sequence ATGAATAAGGGGAAATTAATCGTTTTTTCTGCTCCATCAGGATCGGGTAAGACAACAATAGTGCGTCATCTATTAGAGCAAGGAGATTTAAATCTTGACTTTTCTATTTCGTGTACTTCACGCGAAGCACGAACAGGAGAAGAAAATGGAAAAGATTACTACTTCCTTTCTTTAGACGATTTTAAAAAACACATTAAAAACGATGATTTTTTGGAGTGGGAAGAAGTGTATCGCGATAATTTTTACGGAACATTAAAGGCCGAAGTAGAACGTATTTGGGCTTTGGGAAAAAATGTTATTTTTGATATTGATGTTGCTGGAGGATTGCGCATTAAACGCAAGTTTCCCGATGAAACACTTGCTGTTTTTGTAAAACCACCGAGTATTGATGAGTTGAAAATCCGCTTGAAAAAGCGTTCAACAGAAAGTGACGACAAAATTAATATGCGTATAGCGAAAGCTTCTGTAGAATTGGCAACAGCCCCCCAATTTGATACGATTATCAAGAACTACGACTTGGATACGGCCAAAGAAGAGGCTTATCAGTTGGTACGCAACTTTGTAAAATAA
- the nadD gene encoding nicotinate (nicotinamide) nucleotide adenylyltransferase gives MKIGLYFGTFNPVHIGHVVIANHMVQYTDLDEVWMVVTPHNPLKKKKGLLEDFHRLHMVNLATADYDYIRSSDIEFNLPQPNYTVNTMAYLQERFPKHEFALIMGEDNLDSLPKWKNYQVLLDQYKIYVYPRLDRSRIEESPLMKHPHVVKVENAPVMEISATFIRTAVKEGKHIQPLVDKEVWKYMDHNLFYKK, from the coding sequence ATGAAAATTGGTTTGTATTTCGGAACCTTTAATCCAGTGCATATAGGACATGTGGTTATCGCAAATCACATGGTTCAATATACGGATTTAGATGAGGTTTGGATGGTGGTAACACCCCATAATCCCCTAAAGAAAAAGAAGGGATTACTCGAAGACTTTCACCGTTTGCACATGGTTAATCTTGCTACAGCAGATTACGATTACATTCGTTCATCGGATATTGAATTTAATTTGCCTCAGCCTAATTATACCGTCAATACGATGGCTTATTTGCAGGAGCGATTTCCCAAGCATGAATTTGCCTTGATTATGGGAGAGGATAATTTGGATTCTCTGCCGAAATGGAAGAATTATCAAGTTCTACTGGATCAATATAAAATCTATGTCTATCCTCGTTTAGATCGAAGTAGAATAGAAGAGAGTCCGCTGATGAAACATCCCCATGTTGTCAAAGTAGAAAATGCACCTGTGATGGAAATTTCAGCAACTTTTATTCGAACGGCGGTCAAAGAAGGAAAGCATATACAACCTTTAGTAGATAAAGAGGTGTGGAAATACATGGACCACAATCTTTTTTACAAAAAATAG
- a CDS encoding KUP/HAK/KT family potassium transporter, giving the protein MSQSKSTHLDRVSLGTLLVTLGIIYGDIGTSPLYVMKAIMGKAIIQEEVVLGAISCVFWTLTLQTTIKYVFLTLKADNNGEGGIFSLFTLVKKLKKPWLIVPAIIGGSALLADGIITPPISISSAVEGLKIYQPELATIPIVIGILMGIFFIQQFGTKTIGRFFGPMMMVWFLMLGILGFSHLIDNLSVLRALNPYYAFHLLTIHSEGYLVLGFVFLCTTGAEALYSDLGHCGIKNIRISWMFVKTMLVLSYFGQGALLIEHAGSTLMDLSPNSDQPANPFYLVMPDWFLPFGIGIATLAAVIASQALISGSFTLINEAIRLNLWPKVRVKFPTNIRGQLYIPSINFLLFIGCVFVVLHFKESGNMEAAYGLAITLCMIMTTILLGYFMVLKRVPLIIIIIVEIIYLSIEVSFFISNVQKFSHGGYVTVIIAGVLAAVMTVNYLGKRIRRNYTDLVNIVDYQDILTDLSQDQSMPKYVTNLVYLTNAYNPSKIEYKAMFSIINRRPKRADNYWFVHVNVVDEPYKLEYKVVKYGPHQNILRIDFYLGFRNEQRINVLMKQVVTELMLQREIDITTRYESLHKIDAIGDFEYVLIEKELSYDNDLPMKEKIILDLYDFLKKISLSEEKAFGLDSSAVKVERFPLIIKPIEDLPLKRLE; this is encoded by the coding sequence ATGTCACAATCAAAATCGACACATCTCGATCGCGTGTCACTAGGTACGCTATTGGTTACTTTGGGAATTATCTATGGCGATATTGGAACTTCACCGCTCTATGTGATGAAAGCCATTATGGGAAAAGCTATCATTCAAGAAGAGGTTGTTTTAGGAGCTATTTCTTGTGTGTTTTGGACCTTAACCTTGCAAACCACAATCAAATATGTTTTTTTGACGCTCAAAGCGGATAATAATGGGGAGGGAGGAATTTTTTCGCTGTTTACCTTGGTGAAAAAACTCAAAAAACCTTGGTTGATTGTTCCTGCAATTATTGGGGGTAGTGCGTTACTTGCGGATGGAATTATCACGCCACCTATTTCTATTTCTTCTGCAGTAGAGGGATTAAAGATTTACCAACCCGAACTGGCAACAATTCCCATCGTTATCGGAATTTTAATGGGGATATTTTTTATTCAACAGTTTGGTACTAAAACCATTGGGCGTTTTTTTGGGCCAATGATGATGGTTTGGTTTTTGATGCTTGGGATTCTTGGATTTAGTCATTTAATAGATAATCTAAGTGTTTTAAGAGCGTTAAACCCATATTATGCTTTTCATTTGTTGACTATTCATTCAGAAGGCTATTTGGTTTTGGGATTTGTGTTTTTGTGTACCACTGGGGCAGAGGCATTATACAGTGATTTAGGTCATTGTGGAATCAAGAATATTCGAATCAGTTGGATGTTTGTCAAAACGATGTTGGTGTTGAGTTATTTCGGACAAGGGGCGTTGTTGATTGAACATGCAGGTTCGACCTTGATGGATTTAAGTCCTAACTCAGATCAACCCGCAAACCCGTTCTATCTCGTTATGCCTGATTGGTTTTTGCCTTTTGGAATTGGAATTGCCACACTTGCGGCGGTTATCGCTTCTCAAGCTTTAATTAGTGGGTCGTTTACCCTGATTAATGAAGCCATTCGACTCAATTTATGGCCGAAAGTACGCGTGAAATTTCCAACGAATATTCGCGGCCAACTCTATATCCCATCCATCAATTTCTTGCTTTTCATCGGGTGTGTCTTCGTCGTATTACACTTTAAAGAGTCTGGAAATATGGAGGCTGCCTATGGTTTGGCCATCACCCTTTGTATGATTATGACGACCATTTTATTAGGGTATTTTATGGTGCTCAAACGCGTGCCGCTCATCATCATTATCATCGTAGAAATTATTTATTTATCCATTGAAGTTTCTTTCTTTATCTCCAATGTGCAAAAATTCTCACATGGAGGTTATGTAACGGTGATTATTGCCGGAGTACTAGCTGCGGTTATGACCGTGAATTACCTTGGTAAGCGAATCAGACGCAACTATACCGATCTTGTGAATATCGTCGATTATCAGGATATTTTGACGGATTTAAGTCAAGATCAAAGTATGCCGAAATACGTGACAAACTTGGTGTATTTAACCAATGCCTATAATCCTTCAAAAATTGAGTACAAAGCCATGTTCTCCATTATTAATCGCCGTCCAAAACGAGCAGATAATTATTGGTTTGTCCATGTGAATGTAGTCGATGAGCCTTATAAATTAGAATATAAAGTCGTAAAATACGGCCCCCATCAAAATATTTTACGCATTGATTTCTACTTGGGATTCCGAAATGAGCAACGCATCAATGTGTTGATGAAGCAAGTGGTTACCGAATTGATGCTACAAAGGGAAATCGATATTACCACGCGTTATGAATCCCTACATAAAATTGATGCTATTGGCGATTTTGAATATGTGTTAATCGAAAAAGAATTGTCCTACGACAACGACCTGCCGATGAAAGAGAAGATTATTTTAGATCTCTACGACTTCTTGAAAAAGATCTCTTTATCAGAAGAAAAGGCGTTCGGTTTAGATAGTAGTGCGGTGAAAGTAGAGCGTTTTCCTTTGATTATTAAGCCCATTGAAGACTTACCGCTGAAGCGTTTAGAATAA
- a CDS encoding arsenate reductase family protein, whose translation MRKIYYLSSCDTCKRILGQMPKLDTFELQDIKKEPISATQLEELYVRVGSYEKLFNKRAQLYKARGLKDQNLQEEAYRDLILEQYTFLNRPVIIVEDNIFVGNSKKVVEEAIEVASK comes from the coding sequence ATGAGAAAAATATATTATTTGAGTTCATGTGATACCTGTAAGAGAATTTTGGGACAAATGCCAAAGCTTGATACATTCGAATTGCAGGATATCAAAAAAGAACCCATTAGCGCTACTCAACTAGAGGAGCTGTATGTTCGAGTGGGAAGTTATGAAAAACTCTTCAACAAACGAGCACAACTGTACAAAGCTAGAGGATTAAAAGATCAAAACTTACAGGAAGAAGCGTATCGAGATTTAATTCTAGAGCAGTACACCTTTCTCAATCGTCCCGTAATCATCGTAGAGGACAATATTTTTGTAGGAAACAGCAAAAAAGTGGTAGAAGAAGCGATTGAAGTAGCATCAAAATAA